GTTTTGATTGAACGATGAGAACGTATAACTATTTTATAAagttagaatatattttatatatataataatcgtAATTAGATGATaggataaatttaatttattttgtcaaattttatgCTAAGAATCATTTTTACCGTTAAAAACTAAAGTCCTCTACTATTTTCTTAAACCGTTGGGATAGTAATAGTATTTGACTGCTTGTATTCCGTTAAATTAAACCGcgaaaaagttattattttcacTGACCCGTAATAACCGTCGCTGTAACTCCGGTGCCGAACCTTGGCGGCTCCGCCGCTGCTCCTCCTCTTCGCATCCCTTCCGGCCGAGGCCACCGCGCCTTTTCGGggactctctctctccctcggCGGCGGTGCCGCAACATCCTCCGAGATCGACCTCAGCGACGGCCTCCACTCCGCCGCGCCCATCCGCATCTTCTTGCGGCATGGTCGGCGGGAGGGCACGACGGAGACCACAGTCGCCGGAACCAGAGACCTCTCCTCCTCCGCCGCCGGAACCAGAGACATCTCCTCCTCCGCCGCCGGAACCGCCGGCTCCGGCACGCGCTGAGTCAGCAAACCGCAACAAGACACGAACTCGAAGAAAAACCTCATCtcgcttcttttttttttttttttttttaaagaggaagaggaaaatgaaaagaaaaagaagaaaagaaaacggtGGAATTATTGGAAACTGCTGCTATAGAGAGGTCCCGTGTTTGAAGGGAATGAAATCCattgttatattaaaattaatgagaAAAATAGATGTGGGTTAGTTTCTATTTCTTCGTCTGTGAATAGCCGGGTTTTGTTTTGTTACACTCAGAGACCCAACCCAATTTTATAGCGCTAGAT
Above is a window of Glycine soja cultivar W05 chromosome 12, ASM419377v2, whole genome shotgun sequence DNA encoding:
- the LOC114378572 gene encoding uncharacterized protein LOC114378572, which codes for MRFFFEFVSCCGLLTQRVPEPAVPAAEEEMSLVPAAEEERSLVPATVVSVVPSRRPCRKKMRMGAAEWRPSLRSISEDVAAPPPRERESPRKGAVASAGRDAKRRSSGGAAKVRHRSYSDGYYGSAPSMPMMMPTFMF